AGAGCGTGCGCTTCTGGAGGCCGACGTCAGCCGCAAAAAACGCAAGCAGGTGGTAGATAAACTGGCCGCAAGCCTGATCTTGCAAAATTATTTGGACGCACACAGTACAAGGTGAGGGGGATTTCGTAATGGCTGAAAATCAATTGGGTATGGAAGAAGAGCCGGAAATTATTTATATTGCCGATGACGAGGGCAACGAGGAAGAGTTCGAGGTCATTATGAAGTTTGAGGTAGATGGTTCCGAAGCGAAGTACATGATGGTTGCGCCAGTGGACCCTGAAGCTGATGAGTCCGATGTGTACGCCTTCCGTTACGAGGAAGAAGGCGATGATATTAAATTGTTTGTGATCCAAGACGATGCCGAATGGGAAATCGTCGAAGAGACCTTTAATACATTTGTAGAGGAAGAAGAAGAGGAAGACGGGAAATGACGAGCTATTCACGTGAAGACCTGAGCTGGACCTCTGATTTGAAAGAAGCTTTTGATGGTGACATAGAGTTGCAGGATGAACAGGGTCATGCGTTACGCATGGAGTTGGAAGCAGAGTTCAAGGTAGGTGAGCAACGGTACGCCGTATTGCGTAGACCTGGCGCTGCTGCTGGCGAACATGAATTATATCATGTAAGCTCATCCACAGACGGCGAAATCTCCATCACCACCATTGAAGATGATGATGAGTGGGAAGATATTTCTGAGCTGTACGACGAATGTACGTTGCCGGAAGAGCTGTAAGTCTGGATAACGAGGAGATCAAACCTGAAAGGGCGGACCAGTCCGCCCTTTTTGGCTGTGAAGGAGTTGGGTGGATGTGAAGCGAAGGACAAGGATGCTTACGTTGCTTCTCCTGCTTGTTTGCATAGCAGGAGGTGCACTCCTCTATATATGGAATGCCATGCAGCCTGTTCAGCCGAAAACACAACCCGTTGCTTTTACGGTGGTAAGGGGTACGGGAACATCGGCTATTGCAGATATGCTGAAGCAAAAGGGACTTATACGTAATGCGCTTGTGTTTAAGGCTTATGTAAAATTCAAACAGCAAGGAAACGCATTTCAGGCTGGAAAATATGAAGCGCAGCCTGGCGCAACCTTTGATCAGTTGATTGCCAAGCTATCGGCTGGGGATGTAGTCAAAGAGGAAATGATTCGTTTTACAATCCCGGAGGGTTTTACGATTAGACAGATGGCTGATAAGCTGCAAAAGGAAGGACTGGCGGACCGGCAGCAATTTTTGCAGCTGGCCAACGATCCGTCCGCTTTTGACGTCGCGCTGGTGCGGGACATACCAAAGCAGACGGGGCTTCGCTATGCGCTGGAAGGCTATCTTTTCCCGGAAACCTATGAACTGAAAAAAGGAAGCACAACCAAGGATATCATTCAGACGATGCTGGAGCAGACGCAAAAACGTCTGGATACCATTTCTGATCTGGATGCCGGGTTGCAGCAACGCGGTGAAACACTGCATCAGTTGCTGACAGTTGCTTCTCTGGTAGAGCGCGAGGTGGTTGTAGACGATGAGCGGCCTATCGTAGCTGGCGTTATTTATAACCGCCTTCAACAGGATAAAAAGCTGGAAATTGATGCTACAGTTCAATATATGCTGGACAAGCAAAAGGAACGACTGTATTACAAGGATTTGGCTGTAGAAAGTCCTTATAATACGTATATGCATCAGGGACTTCCGCCAGGACCGATTGCAAGTCCCAGTCTGAAATCAGTAGTGGCGGCTCTACAGCCAAAATCTACAGATTATTTATTTTATGTGACCAAAAAAGATGGGACACATAAACATTTATTTGCCAAAACGTATAAAGAACATTTGCATAACATTCAGATAAGTAACCGTAAGACAAATTAGGAGGTGAGCCTATGGCTTACAAACCCGAACTGCTGGCAACTGCCAGCTCTCCGGAGGATGCCCGCCATATGCTGGAGGCTGGAGCAACTGCATTGCTGATTGGAGATGACCGCTTTGGCATGCGACTGCCAGGACATTTTACCCCGGACCAAATCCGTGAGGTTGTGGAAGAGGCAAGGAAGCATGCGGCGCAGGTATATGTATCTATGACGAATTTGATGACGAATGAGCTATTGCCACTTCTTCCCGAATATGTGCAGACCATAGCTGGATGCGGCGTAGACGCCATTGAGTTTAATGATCCAGCAGTGCTCATGGCTGTGAAGGAATATGCCCCTCATCTGAAACTCTTCTGGAACGGAGAGATGATTTCTACCAACTTCGCAACCGCCAACTACTGGGGTGAAAAAGGGGCGTCACGTGTCATCTTGGCTCGTGAGCTCAGTATGGATGAAATTACGGAAATGATTCCAAAGTTGAACATAGAAGCACAGGTTCAGGTACATGGAATGACCAATATTTATCACTCCAAGCGTAAGCTTGTTCAAAGCTATATGCTGCACCAAGGTCGCACGGTAGAAGGTGATCTCGGTAGAGGGCGTGGCTTGTTTCTGATTGAAGCAGAGCGGAAGGAAGAGAAGTTCCCCATTTACGAAGATATCAACGGGACACATATTATGAGTTCGGATGATTTTTGTATCATGGAGGATCTGCATATTCTGATGGAGGCGGGCGTGCACAGCTTTAAGATCGAGGGCTTGTTGAAACCTACCGCTTACAATGAGGCAGTTGTCCGTGCTTACCGTAAAGCTATAGACAGTTATACAGCCGACCCGGATGCTTATGTTTATGATGAAAGCTGGCTGGATGAGGTTCGCCGCCTTCAAGACCCTGAACGGGAACTTTCCTTCGGATTTTTCTACAAAGAGCAGGTTTATTAATTACAAAATGAATTTACAGAGGGGGGAACGTCATGGGAACGATCACCAAAACGAGAAAATATACAGGTAAACGAAATCGTTTGGCTAAGCCGGAGTTGTTGGCTCCTGCCGGAAATCTAGAAAAGCTGAAGTTTGCCGTTCACTATGGCGCGGATGCTGTATATATAGGTGGGCAAAAATACGGTCTGCGTTCTAACGCCGATAATTTCAGTTTTGAAGAAATGCGTGAAGGTGTGGAATTCGCCAACAAGTACGGTGCTAAGGTGCTTGTGGCGACTAATATCTATGCTCACAATGAAGATATTGCCGGAATTGAGGAATACTTGCGCAATCTGTATGAAGTAGGAATTCATGCTGTTATCGTCGCTGATCCGGCTATTGTATCCGTGGCATTGCGGGCAGTTCCCGGATTGGAAGTGCATTTGAGCACACAGCAGTCCACGCTGAATTGGCAAGCGGTAAAGTTCTGGAAAGACGAGGGACTGCCGCGTGTGGTACTTGGACGTGAAACCAGCTTGGAGGAAATCGAAGAAATTAAAAAGCATGTGGACATCGAAATCGAAGCTTTTGTCCACGGTGCAATGTGCTCTTCATTTTCCGGTCGCTGTGTGTTATCCAATCATTTTACAGACCGAGATTCTAATCGTGGAGGATGTTGTCAGTCTTGCCGCTGGAAATATGATTTGTTTGAGGATGCCCGTCCAGGTGAGGTTTGGATATCTGAGGAAGAGGCACAGGACAACAATGTACTAAAACAGTTCCAGCTTGGCGTTAACCAGCTTCCATTGTTTGAAGAGAGCGATAATGCTTTTTCTATGGGTTCCAAGGATCTGTGTATGATTGAAAATATTCCTGATCTGATTGATGTGGGTGTAGACAGCTTTAAAGTGGAGGGACGTATGAAGTCCATCCACTATGTGGCTACGGTCGTGAATGTCTACCGGCAAGCGATTGATTCCTATATGGCTGATCCGGAAAATTATGTACTCAAACCAGAATGGATTGAAGAAATTAACAAGGCAGCCAATCGTCCGTTAAATACAGGATTTTTCTATGATACACCGGATCATGAGGATCATATTTATGAGCCGGAAGAAAAAGCGGTCCCTTATGATTTTGCCGGACTGGTCATGGACTACGATGCTGCAAGTGGCATCGCAACGATTCAACAACGCAACCATTTTAAACCAGGTCATGAAATTGAATTTTTCGGTCCGAACGGAACATTTTTCAAGCAAACGGTCGGAACGATCTGGGATGAGGAAGGCAACGAATTAGATGCTGCACGTCATCCGCTTCAACGAATCAAAATGAAGGTAGATCAGCCTGTATCATATTTTGATATGATGCGTAAAAAGAAGTAAATAAGTCTTAAGTCACAAGTTAAAAGATTCAAAAGCCTCTCCTATCGGTTGGAGAGGCTTTTTTTTGAATAGTTTTCTAGGAAAAAAGTTTCACAAAATTTAGTGGGTACTCAAAGGAAAGCTACATTCCTTGTCGAATAGTTCCGATAGAGACTATATAGATAATAGATACATAATGGATGACGTGGAACAAGAAACTAATTATATAGTGGTAGGTGAGAGGAATGGGTTTTCGGAAAAAAGAGGGGAATACAGCAAAAAGGCTACCCAAGAAAAAGGATCAAATGAAAGGTTTAAAAGGAAGTAAAGTAACAACGGATAAAGGGGAGGAGACGGTTGTGATGTCTTCGAAGGGTACTCCCTGGGTAGCTGAGGTCTTACGTAAATGCACAAACAATTTAAAGCGTTTACTTAAGCCTGAAAGATACAGTAAGGATTTTATGCATTTAGTCAAAAACTATAATCCGATCCGTTCGGTTGGGATGAAGTTGTTTCTGATCTTTTTTGCGGCCATTATGTTATTTGTGGTCAGCTTGGGAATGCTCTCGTACTACAGAGCTAAAAGCACGATTGAGCAAAATGCAGCTACAGCGTATCAGCAAACGGTTCAGCAAACTTCGGAAAAGCTTGATATTATTTTAGAGCGCTTTCAAGACACATCGACACAGGTATTTTTCGATACTGAATTAAGTGATCAGTTGCAAAAGGCTGTAAAGCAAGATAAAAATCCCTTTGCATCTTTTGTTGCTATGGGAGAAGTAAACAAGAAATTAACCAATATTGCTTTTACAAATAAAGCGATTGATTCATTGTATTTGTACCCGGAAGAAACCAGTTTAGCTGCAATGGGTACCGGAACACAAAAGGATGTACGGCAGGAAGCATGGTTTAAGGATATTTTGAAAAACAAGGGAATGGTTTGGCTACCTACGCAGGTGAATGACAATGGCAGCAAGACCTTTCGTCTGGCACGATCCATGAACAGCATGTCCGGGTTGGGAGGGACTTATGTTCTGGTTATGGATTTAAAGGCCAGTGCGGTGGAGGACGAGTTGAAAGGTGTTAATTTGGGCTCAGGCAGTATGATTAGCCTTGTGACAGACAAGGGGGAGTTTGTAGGTTCTAACAATGAGAGCTTGGCCGGGGGAAAGACAAAGCTGGATTACGTTTCCAAGCTTGAAGGGATCGAAGGAAATCAAATTATGGAGCAGGTAGCAGATGGCAAAGAGCAAAGTGTGCTTACAGTTCATAATACACTGGGAACTTCCAAATGGATTCTCGTGGGTGTAGTACCTGTATCTGAGCTGGTGAGGGACGCTAAGGGGATTCTAACTACGACATGGGTATTTGCTGCGGTGGCTGCACTCATTGCATTGTTCATCGGCCTGTGGATCGTGCGCCTCGTGGCTCGTCCACTGACACACCTGAAGGATTTAATGATTGAAGGCGCCAAAGGCAACTTGCAAATCCGAACGAACTATAAGGCTCAGGATGAAATTGGGCAGTTGTCCGCTAGCTTTGATACAATGATGGAGCAAATTACACTGCTGGTAGAACAGACGAATGCATCAGCACAGGAGGTACTGAATACAGCGACGGAACTGAGTGATGCCTCGAAGAAGACAGCCGTTTCAGCCAAAGAAATTGCAGCTGCGACGGAAGAGATTGCTCATGGTGCCACCAGTTTAGCAACAGAGGCGGAACGTGGTAGCGGATTAACGGGGAATATATCCCAGCAAATGGATACGGTTATGACTTCTAATTATGAAATGAGTCTGGTCGCACAAGAAGTTGAACAGTCCAGTGAAAAAGGGACAATTCAGCTGAAAAATCTATTGAGCAAGACTAAGGTTACGGAAGAAACTACGCATGCTTTGGTAGGCAAAGTAGATGAACTGAAGAAGACAACTTCCGATGTCTTTAAGGTGCTGGACGTATTGCAGGATATTGCTAAACAAACGAACATTCTATCCCTGAATGCGACGATAGAAGCGGCACGAGCAGGGACAGCCGGGCGTGGTTTTATGGTGGTTGCAAATGAGGTCCGTCAGTTGGCAGAACAATCACGTCAAGCCATTCGTACAGCTACAGGTATTACGAATAATATCGTCAATGAGATGAATGAAACGGTACAGGCGTTATCTGAAGTGTACCCGCTGTTCCGAGAGCAGATGGGAGCCGTACGAGAAACGACGGACATTTTCCAATCGGTGCAGCAGCAAATGGGCGAGTTCGCGCTTCGGTTGGGAACAGTCACCGCCTCCATTCATCATCTGAGTGAATCGCAGACTACTTTGTCTGAGGCAATGACCAATGTTAGTGCGGTAGCCGAGCAATCCTCTGCTACTTCGCAGGAAGTCGCTTCTCTCAGTAATGAGCAGGCCAATATCGGTAATCAGCTGGTAGGCTTGTCTGATAAGCTGGAAGGAGTTTCAGTGAATTTGAAAGAACAGCTTTCAAGGTTTACAGTGTAGGTGTTGTAAAATCAAGGTTATCAGGGAAATCTCTTGAGAAGGAAAGCAGATTATGAATACAAACACAAAGTGGGCCTGGGTGGTTCTAGCCATTACTATTTTTATAACGGTCTATTATTCGTTAGATGAAATATTAGGTTGGAGCCCATATTCATCACTAGATATCCAATAAATTTGGTAACCCATTCAACATTACATGTTGAGTGGGTTTTCTTTTTCCATCACCGGACATACTACTGGAAAAATGATGAAAGAAGGATGAATGTGTCTAGGCGTCATAGCAGTTTCATTCGTCAACGTCGAATTGCATATATAGCCCTGGGGATCATGGTATCGCTACTGATTTTATGTTTCCGACTGGCTTGGATTCAGGGAACAGCAGGCATTCATTTGTCATTGTATGGGGGCATTCGCTTAAAGAAATGTCTGTACGTCAGCGACAGGAAGGAATCGCTATTGATACTGGGCGTGGACAGTTTACGGACCGACACGGGCAGCCCTTGACTGGAGGAGTCGTATGGACGCCAGTGCTTTTTCCCGATGTAGATGGCCGAGCAGCTTCGCATGGACAGGAACTGGCCAAGTTATTGCATACGAGTAAAGGGCAACTGTTGACGCAATGGAAGGGACTGCAATCTCCGCTCATATGGAGGGATGGACGTGGAGAGCCTGTACAAATCCATCCGAATGAAGCGGGCAGACTTCTGAAGTTAGCCCCTTCGCTCATAGAGCTTGTACCGTATGCGCAACGTTATAGGGACTTGCCCAATGGCAGACAATGGCTTGGTTTTATGTATGAACGTGGTGAACGAGCAAGTGAACTGCCGATGGGGGCAGCTGGCCTGGAAAGAACGCTAGAGCCGCTGCTAAGCGGCGTTGGTGAGACATTCGTCTCTCGGTTTGTAGATGCTCAACGTCGTCCATTGACTCATGCCCCGCTTCGTGTCAGTGCTCCATCCAATAGTCACTATCCATTACAGGTGCAGACTACAATTGATCTCCCGTTGCAGGAACAGATTGAGAAGCTGACAGAATCTAACCACTTGGCAGAAGGAGCAGTCGTTGTGCTTGATGCAGGTAACGCGGATGTTATGGCGATGGTGTCTCGTCCTTTTTATAATCCCGCTCATGTTGATCCGCAGCAGAAAACAGACTGGTCTAATCGTGCTCTCAAAGCAGTAACGCCTGGTTCAATTTTTAAGTTGGTTACGGCTGCGGCTGCACTTGAATCAGGTGTGGTTCAACCGCAGGAGCAATTTCATTGTCATGGAGCCTATGGCAAGTACGGCTTGTCATGCTGGAAAAAAGAAGGACACGGAACCCTGAACCTGGAGGAAGGGCTTGCCGTATCCTGTAATAGTGTGTTCGCCCATCTCGGCGAACGGCTTAACGCTGAGCAAATTCAGGCCGCAGCCTCTGCACTAGGATTGAGTCGAACCGTGGGCTGGCAGGACCGGGATCTGGCAGGGCTAGCTCAATTCAGACCGCTGGATCACGAAGAAAAGGGAGCCGTATTCGGCTCCCATACGAATGCATCTGATCCAGGCGTACGTGTGCAGACAGCTATCGGCCAGCGTGATGTGCTGGTGACGCCTCTCCAAGCAGCTAACCTCATCGTCACCTTGCTGCACGATGGTCAAGTACATGCACCGCGCATCGTAAAACGCGTCAGCTACGCAGACGGAAGCACCTTGCTGGAGCTACCTGCTCACGCTGCTCCTTTACCCCAAGGCAGCCGCTCGATTCGCACATCCACAGCTCATACGCTTCGTGAAGCAATGGAACAAGTTGTGACACACGGTACAGGTGCCTCCTTGCGTAACAAAATCTGGAAGCTGGCCGGTAAATCGGGTACGGCCCAAGCTTTAAAAAACGGTCGCCCCATAAATCACCAGTGGTTTATTGGTTACGGTCCGATAGAGCGGCCACGTTATGCGGTTGCCGTTCTTGTGCAAAATGCTTCAACGCATGCTGCAAATCAGGCCACAGCACTGTTCGGCCAAGTCATGGATCTGCTAGCTCAATCCTCTTGAGTCCTGCGAGTAGCTTCACGCTCTTCCTCCTGAATTTTGACGATAAAAGGAGGTTCGTCAAATTCCTCAG
This window of the Paenibacillus polymyxa genome carries:
- a CDS encoding DUF1292 domain-containing protein, giving the protein MAENQLGMEEEPEIIYIADDEGNEEEFEVIMKFEVDGSEAKYMMVAPVDPEADESDVYAFRYEEEGDDIKLFVIQDDAEWEIVEETFNTFVEEEEEEDGK
- a CDS encoding DUF1292 domain-containing protein; its protein translation is MTSYSREDLSWTSDLKEAFDGDIELQDEQGHALRMELEAEFKVGEQRYAVLRRPGAAAGEHELYHVSSSTDGEISITTIEDDDEWEDISELYDECTLPEEL
- a CDS encoding peptidase U32 family protein — translated: MGTITKTRKYTGKRNRLAKPELLAPAGNLEKLKFAVHYGADAVYIGGQKYGLRSNADNFSFEEMREGVEFANKYGAKVLVATNIYAHNEDIAGIEEYLRNLYEVGIHAVIVADPAIVSVALRAVPGLEVHLSTQQSTLNWQAVKFWKDEGLPRVVLGRETSLEEIEEIKKHVDIEIEAFVHGAMCSSFSGRCVLSNHFTDRDSNRGGCCQSCRWKYDLFEDARPGEVWISEEEAQDNNVLKQFQLGVNQLPLFEESDNAFSMGSKDLCMIENIPDLIDVGVDSFKVEGRMKSIHYVATVVNVYRQAIDSYMADPENYVLKPEWIEEINKAANRPLNTGFFYDTPDHEDHIYEPEEKAVPYDFAGLVMDYDAASGIATIQQRNHFKPGHEIEFFGPNGTFFKQTVGTIWDEEGNELDAARHPLQRIKMKVDQPVSYFDMMRKKK
- a CDS encoding peptidase U32 family protein, coding for MAYKPELLATASSPEDARHMLEAGATALLIGDDRFGMRLPGHFTPDQIREVVEEARKHAAQVYVSMTNLMTNELLPLLPEYVQTIAGCGVDAIEFNDPAVLMAVKEYAPHLKLFWNGEMISTNFATANYWGEKGASRVILARELSMDEITEMIPKLNIEAQVQVHGMTNIYHSKRKLVQSYMLHQGRTVEGDLGRGRGLFLIEAERKEEKFPIYEDINGTHIMSSDDFCIMEDLHILMEAGVHSFKIEGLLKPTAYNEAVVRAYRKAIDSYTADPDAYVYDESWLDEVRRLQDPERELSFGFFYKEQVY
- a CDS encoding methyl-accepting chemotaxis protein codes for the protein MGFRKKEGNTAKRLPKKKDQMKGLKGSKVTTDKGEETVVMSSKGTPWVAEVLRKCTNNLKRLLKPERYSKDFMHLVKNYNPIRSVGMKLFLIFFAAIMLFVVSLGMLSYYRAKSTIEQNAATAYQQTVQQTSEKLDIILERFQDTSTQVFFDTELSDQLQKAVKQDKNPFASFVAMGEVNKKLTNIAFTNKAIDSLYLYPEETSLAAMGTGTQKDVRQEAWFKDILKNKGMVWLPTQVNDNGSKTFRLARSMNSMSGLGGTYVLVMDLKASAVEDELKGVNLGSGSMISLVTDKGEFVGSNNESLAGGKTKLDYVSKLEGIEGNQIMEQVADGKEQSVLTVHNTLGTSKWILVGVVPVSELVRDAKGILTTTWVFAAVAALIALFIGLWIVRLVARPLTHLKDLMIEGAKGNLQIRTNYKAQDEIGQLSASFDTMMEQITLLVEQTNASAQEVLNTATELSDASKKTAVSAKEIAAATEEIAHGATSLATEAERGSGLTGNISQQMDTVMTSNYEMSLVAQEVEQSSEKGTIQLKNLLSKTKVTEETTHALVGKVDELKKTTSDVFKVLDVLQDIAKQTNILSLNATIEAARAGTAGRGFMVVANEVRQLAEQSRQAIRTATGITNNIVNEMNETVQALSEVYPLFREQMGAVRETTDIFQSVQQQMGEFALRLGTVTASIHHLSESQTTLSEAMTNVSAVAEQSSATSQEVASLSNEQANIGNQLVGLSDKLEGVSVNLKEQLSRFTV
- the mltG gene encoding endolytic transglycosylase MltG, with amino-acid sequence MLTLLLLLVCIAGGALLYIWNAMQPVQPKTQPVAFTVVRGTGTSAIADMLKQKGLIRNALVFKAYVKFKQQGNAFQAGKYEAQPGATFDQLIAKLSAGDVVKEEMIRFTIPEGFTIRQMADKLQKEGLADRQQFLQLANDPSAFDVALVRDIPKQTGLRYALEGYLFPETYELKKGSTTKDIIQTMLEQTQKRLDTISDLDAGLQQRGETLHQLLTVASLVEREVVVDDERPIVAGVIYNRLQQDKKLEIDATVQYMLDKQKERLYYKDLAVESPYNTYMHQGLPPGPIASPSLKSVVAALQPKSTDYLFYVTKKDGTHKHLFAKTYKEHLHNIQISNRKTN